One window from the genome of [Mycobacterium] stephanolepidis encodes:
- a CDS encoding cold-shock protein, with protein MAQGTVKWFNAEKGFGFITPDNGNKDLFVHFSAILDKGGFRSLNENDRVSFEEEAGDRGPQAVSVQTV; from the coding sequence ATGGCTCAAGGCACCGTGAAGTGGTTCAACGCCGAAAAGGGATTCGGATTCATCACCCCGGACAACGGTAATAAGGACCTGTTCGTTCATTTCTCGGCCATCCTCGACAAGGGCGGCTTCCGCAGCCTCAACGAGAACGATCGCGTCAGCTTCGAAGAAGAAGCCGGCGATCGCGGCCCCCAGGCTGTCTCAGTGCAGACCGTCTAA
- a CDS encoding cellulose-binding domain-containing protein encodes MAGLVGYVKRWRTALHVTVSASVLAGLGLPIAPVAHAAAAAATLSVTSTWQTGFIASFTITNLSTVPLSDWRLEFDLPIGESIRHTWSSTVTQSGTHYVLSPANWNRIIAPGGSATGGLRGVLSGSYTPPLNCVLNGQVPCS; translated from the coding sequence ATGGCGGGACTTGTCGGTTACGTGAAGCGCTGGCGCACAGCCCTTCACGTAACCGTGTCGGCATCGGTGCTTGCCGGCCTCGGACTCCCCATTGCGCCGGTAGCCCATGCGGCTGCGGCCGCGGCGACGTTGTCGGTGACATCGACGTGGCAGACCGGTTTCATCGCTAGTTTCACGATCACCAACTTGAGCACGGTGCCGCTCTCCGATTGGCGGCTTGAGTTCGACCTGCCGATCGGAGAGTCCATCCGACACACGTGGAGTAGCACTGTGACGCAATCTGGTACGCACTACGTGCTGAGTCCCGCGAACTGGAACCGCATCATCGCGCCGGGAGGTTCGGCCACCGGCGGTCTACGGGGAGTGCTGAGCGGTTCCTACACGCCACCGTTGAACTGTGTGCTCAACGGGCAAGTTCCGTGCAGCTAG
- a CDS encoding class I SAM-dependent methyltransferase, with product MPTFDVNAVDWDELYKGEAVYAPGDPGWNIGEMQPEIAALHRQGRFESPILDSGCGVGLTSLKLAGHGYQVVGLDLSGSAIDKAQRAAAQLGLDAIFNTADLTADTGYHHYFNTVIDGLVFHCLPDELRESYVRSLAQALRPGGKFFALVFATEAFPPDAGFGPRPFTEQQLHSIVGRHLVIDEIRRARAWVNVPSQLPEGFEYRGVTIGSDGRAQLPAWLVSAHRSL from the coding sequence ATGCCAACATTTGATGTGAATGCCGTGGACTGGGACGAGTTGTACAAGGGCGAAGCCGTTTACGCACCTGGCGATCCGGGTTGGAATATCGGTGAGATGCAACCCGAAATAGCAGCTCTACACCGGCAAGGTCGTTTCGAGAGCCCGATCCTCGATTCTGGATGCGGGGTGGGGTTGACCTCGCTGAAGCTGGCCGGTCATGGGTACCAAGTCGTGGGTCTCGATCTATCTGGCAGTGCGATAGACAAAGCGCAGAGAGCGGCCGCCCAGCTCGGCTTGGATGCTATTTTCAATACAGCTGATCTGACCGCAGATACCGGCTACCACCATTATTTCAATACCGTCATTGATGGCCTTGTATTTCACTGCTTACCCGATGAGCTCAGAGAAAGCTATGTGCGATCGCTGGCGCAAGCGCTCAGGCCCGGCGGAAAGTTCTTTGCACTTGTTTTTGCGACCGAGGCCTTTCCGCCGGATGCCGGATTCGGGCCCCGGCCCTTCACCGAACAGCAGCTGCACAGCATCGTGGGGCGGCACTTGGTCATCGACGAGATCCGGCGCGCACGAGCCTGGGTGAATGTTCCCAGCCAGTTGCCCGAGGGCTTCGAGTATCGCGGTGTGACGATCGGCTCCGACGGACGCGCTCAGTTACCGGCCTGGTTGGTTTCTGCGCACCGCAGCCTCTAG
- a CDS encoding LysR substrate-binding domain-containing protein produces MELRQLEHFVAVASEMSFSRAVQRAHVVQSALSTSVSKLEKELGVELFDRTRQQIRLTPAGELFRTHAIRVIQTARHAKDSVGDFRGALTGRVDLGALISFGPLDVPAVLGQFHRDYPLVQIRLRQSQTGSSAYLSAIADGTLDLALVSAPERFPAGIQMRLLCAEPMMFVCRPDHRLAERSHVGITELVDEHLIGFPSQFGLRRLVDDAFTAAGVTAFTPHEVALEYSIAASLVQHGLGTIFMPASEAAQFSHVRALTVRPAITWKIYLASAEQSQLGPASAQLAERLIASAHH; encoded by the coding sequence ATGGAACTTCGGCAGTTGGAGCATTTCGTCGCCGTTGCCAGCGAGATGAGCTTCTCCCGCGCGGTCCAGCGTGCCCATGTTGTCCAGTCCGCGCTCTCTACATCGGTGAGCAAGTTGGAGAAGGAACTCGGGGTGGAACTGTTCGACCGCACGCGGCAGCAGATCCGGTTGACCCCGGCCGGAGAGTTGTTCCGCACGCATGCCATTCGCGTCATCCAGACCGCCCGGCATGCCAAAGATTCCGTCGGCGATTTCCGTGGCGCGCTGACCGGCAGGGTAGATCTCGGCGCACTCATCTCCTTTGGACCGCTGGACGTACCCGCGGTGCTGGGGCAATTTCACCGCGACTATCCACTGGTTCAAATCCGCTTGCGGCAGAGCCAAACCGGATCGAGCGCATACCTGTCGGCCATCGCCGACGGGACCCTCGACCTGGCCCTGGTCTCGGCACCTGAGCGGTTTCCGGCCGGTATTCAGATGCGGCTCCTCTGTGCAGAGCCCATGATGTTTGTCTGCCGACCCGATCATCGACTCGCCGAGCGAAGCCACGTCGGCATCACCGAACTCGTCGACGAACACCTCATCGGCTTTCCCAGCCAGTTCGGCCTGCGACGCTTGGTCGACGACGCCTTTACCGCTGCGGGCGTCACCGCGTTCACGCCGCATGAAGTCGCCCTTGAGTATTCGATCGCAGCGAGCCTGGTCCAACATGGGCTCGGCACCATCTTCATGCCCGCCAGCGAGGCCGCACAGTTCTCGCACGTGCGCGCGCTCACCGTACGCCCCGCCATCACATGGAAGATCTACCTCGCGTCGGCCGAACAATCTCAACTCGGACCGGCGAGTGCTCAGCTGGCGGAACGTCTCATCGCCTCCGCTCACCATTAG
- a CDS encoding YaeQ family protein: MALSATVFKVELGVSDVDHGYYADHSLTVARHPSETDERMVVRLLAFGLRAHRLSDVDGELVFGPGLSTPGVPDLRLVDYTGRILEWINVGQPDERALGKAASQADRVLLFPFAAGVTTWWRTVGPKVAGLSNLSVVQIPHAAVQQLAQTVDRRVSAQVMVIEGQVTMTVSGVDVTFTPEPLE, translated from the coding sequence GTGGCCCTTTCTGCAACAGTCTTCAAAGTCGAACTTGGCGTCTCCGATGTCGATCACGGTTACTACGCCGATCACTCGCTGACCGTGGCCCGTCACCCCAGTGAGACCGATGAGCGGATGGTGGTGCGGTTGTTGGCTTTTGGGCTTCGCGCGCACAGACTCAGCGACGTCGACGGGGAGTTGGTGTTCGGGCCAGGCCTGTCCACTCCTGGTGTGCCGGACTTGCGGCTCGTCGACTACACCGGCCGGATCCTGGAGTGGATCAACGTCGGCCAGCCCGATGAACGCGCATTAGGCAAGGCGGCCAGCCAGGCCGATCGGGTGCTGCTCTTCCCATTCGCCGCCGGCGTCACCACCTGGTGGCGCACCGTCGGCCCCAAAGTGGCGGGGCTGTCGAACCTGTCGGTAGTGCAGATACCGCATGCAGCCGTGCAGCAACTGGCCCAGACTGTTGATCGACGGGTCTCGGCGCAGGTGATGGTGATCGAAGGTCAGGTGACGATGACCGTAAGCGGGGTCGACGTCACCTTCACGCCCGAGCCATTGGAGTGA
- a CDS encoding DUF3297 family protein, whose product MSEDQNTDVPPNHLSIDPRSAFYSEEVLRRDVGIRFNGVEKTNVHEYNVAEGWVRVEVPTAKDRRGNPMVVKLSGTVEPFFR is encoded by the coding sequence ATGTCCGAGGATCAGAACACAGACGTTCCACCGAATCACCTCTCCATCGATCCGCGTAGCGCCTTTTATAGCGAAGAGGTGCTTCGCCGCGACGTGGGTATTCGCTTTAATGGTGTCGAGAAAACCAATGTTCACGAATACAACGTGGCCGAGGGTTGGGTGCGTGTTGAAGTCCCCACCGCGAAGGATCGCCGCGGAAATCCGATGGTCGTCAAGCTCAGTGGCACGGTTGAACCTTTCTTCCGCTGA
- a CDS encoding DoxX family protein, with translation MITSGTDRRILLALGAFQAVDAALCIQPIPYVGRCLDTVRYPKEHREIFPIIKGASAIGLLAGARFPALAKLTLVMLSIYFSFAFGAHVRVRDVSLNAAAAGALLVTYTALTTRELIGRSVNSSS, from the coding sequence GTGATCACTTCTGGAACTGATCGACGAATCCTCTTAGCGCTTGGCGCCTTTCAGGCAGTCGATGCCGCTCTTTGTATCCAGCCCATCCCGTATGTGGGCCGGTGCCTAGACACAGTGAGATACCCCAAAGAACATCGAGAGATATTCCCGATCATCAAAGGCGCCTCGGCTATCGGCCTACTCGCGGGGGCGCGATTCCCCGCCCTGGCGAAGCTCACTCTGGTCATGCTGTCCATTTATTTCAGCTTCGCTTTCGGTGCCCACGTCCGTGTTCGCGATGTGAGCCTCAACGCTGCGGCAGCCGGTGCCCTGCTGGTTACCTACACCGCGCTCACAACCAGAGAGCTGATAGGCAGAAGTGTGAACTCGAGCTCGTGA